Sequence from the Anabaena sphaerica FACHB-251 genome:
TCTGAACGCAATTCAATTACAAATTCAGGACAAATAGGAGCGAACTTTTTCCGTTGTTCTGCTGGTATTGCTTCCCAGTTTGTACGTTTTATCCAAGCTGCATCAGGAGAACGAACTGCACCATTTGGTAAAGTAAATCCACCACTAGAACCAAATCCTACCCCTGTTCCATCTTTTTTTGTCCATATCCATAATTGTCCAATTAAATCAAAATTGCGCTCATCTGTTTCCGAACCAGTGGGGGACATAATTAATAAATCTCCTACAGCATTACGTTCAATGCGATAATCTCGGTTTAGTTGACAAAAATCAAAAAATTGATCATCTGTCATCATAACATTTGGTCGCATTTGCAATACCATTGGTAAGATTTCTGTGGTTACAGATGTAGATAAGTTGGTAGTCATAATTTTAGGAATTTCAGGTATTTTGAGAGGATATGTTATTTGAAAAAAAGTTCATTTCTTAAAAACCTTTTTATCTTCCTTTCCCCATGCACCCAGTTGTTCAAAAGCTTCTGGTTCAAATGGTAATTTTTTCATATTCATCTAAATCAACATAAATTAAATTGCCTTGTTCAACATTTTCCATAGCTTTGAGCAGATGCTTTTTATTAGCTTCTGATTTAAGAAGATAGGTAGTTTCATCTTCTTCTATGGGTGGTTCAACTAGGATAATAACTTCTACAACTGTTCCTGCTGGTAGTTCAATGGTAGATAGTTCGATTTTTCCATCTTTACCGACAATAGCCTTTTGTTTAATTCCACTGAGCATAATTGTTAATTATTCTGATAAAGTCAGCCATACTTATT
This genomic interval carries:
- a CDS encoding Uma2 family endonuclease, with the translated sequence MTTNLSTSVTTEILPMVLQMRPNVMMTDDQFFDFCQLNRDYRIERNAVGDLLIMSPTGSETDERNFDLIGQLWIWTKKDGTGVGFGSSGGFTLPNGAVRSPDAAWIKRTNWEAIPAEQRKKFAPICPEFVIELRSETDNLKTLQEKMEEYINNGTQLGWLIDRKQRKVFIYRPHTAVEELNNPQTLSGEDLLPGFVLDLSQVW